In a single window of the Allobranchiibius huperziae genome:
- a CDS encoding amidohydrolase family protein, whose protein sequence is MGAEPLIDVHSHFLTDDYISAARRAGIAQPDGTPQWPTWSEAAHLAMMDEHSIARSHLSISTPGVSFLSGEASRAMSRHLNEFAGALCEKRPDRFAFFATLPLDAVGEACAEAVRALDELGASGVAVETNRNGVYLADPSLAPLWQLLHDRSAVVFVHPTSPTNWPQTAIGLPRPMLEFLFDSARAAVDLVLEGVLDRFGDIDWIFTHSAGVLPLVVDRVQFLRRAFFPDAPEIDVVAAVSRLWFELAGTPFPRSAPIAADAFGSDRLLFGSDFCFTPTAGVAAQIASLDAARPVAGRSWRGLTTVNATSLFPAKEAQ, encoded by the coding sequence ATGGGCGCTGAGCCGTTGATCGACGTGCACAGTCACTTCCTCACCGACGACTACATCTCGGCGGCGCGCCGCGCCGGAATTGCCCAACCGGACGGCACCCCACAATGGCCGACCTGGTCCGAAGCGGCGCACCTCGCGATGATGGACGAGCACTCCATCGCCCGGTCGCATCTCTCGATATCGACACCGGGGGTGAGCTTCCTGTCGGGTGAGGCGTCACGTGCGATGAGTCGACATCTCAACGAGTTCGCGGGCGCGCTGTGCGAGAAGCGTCCCGACCGGTTCGCCTTCTTCGCCACTCTGCCCCTCGATGCGGTGGGCGAGGCGTGCGCGGAAGCCGTGCGCGCGTTGGACGAGCTGGGCGCCTCCGGGGTCGCGGTCGAGACCAACCGGAACGGCGTCTACCTCGCTGACCCCTCCCTGGCGCCGCTGTGGCAGTTGCTGCACGATCGCTCTGCCGTCGTGTTCGTGCACCCCACCTCACCGACGAACTGGCCGCAGACGGCGATCGGCCTGCCGCGTCCGATGTTGGAGTTCCTCTTCGATTCCGCCCGCGCCGCGGTCGACCTCGTCCTCGAGGGCGTCCTCGACCGCTTCGGTGACATCGACTGGATCTTCACGCACTCGGCGGGTGTGCTTCCGCTGGTCGTCGACCGGGTCCAGTTCCTGCGTCGCGCGTTCTTCCCCGATGCGCCGGAGATCGATGTGGTCGCCGCCGTGTCCCGCCTGTGGTTCGAACTGGCCGGCACGCCCTTCCCGCGCAGCGCGCCCATCGCGGCTGACGCGTTCGGCTCCGACCGGCTGCTCTTCGGCAGTGACTTCTGCTTCACCCCGACGGCCGGTGTCGCCGCGCAGATCGCGTCGCTCGACGCCGCCCGCCCGGTGGCCGGGCGCAGTTGGCGCGGGCTCACCACGGTCAATGCCACCTCTCTCTTCCCCGCGAAGGAGGCGCAGTGA
- a CDS encoding disulfide bond formation protein DsbA, translated as MTSVTTSQAEMFFDPMCPWAWMTSRWLLEVEKVRDIEITWSVMSLSVLNEDRDLPEDYRAMMGRAWLPVRVVIAAEREHGPETRKQLYDAIGTRLHPGGRGKDEDDLRAVLSEALDEVGLPQDLLERAQNVPGDEIDKDLRASHQRAIDMVGDDVGTPVVSVEGTAFFGPVVTPAPKGDAAGKLWDGCLLVAATPGFYELKRSREASPDFS; from the coding sequence ATGACGAGTGTGACCACCAGCCAAGCCGAAATGTTCTTCGATCCGATGTGCCCGTGGGCATGGATGACCTCCCGATGGTTGCTGGAGGTGGAGAAGGTCCGCGACATCGAGATCACCTGGTCCGTGATGAGCCTGTCGGTCCTCAACGAGGACCGTGACCTGCCCGAGGACTACCGCGCCATGATGGGCCGCGCGTGGCTGCCCGTGCGGGTGGTCATCGCCGCGGAGCGCGAGCACGGGCCCGAGACCCGCAAGCAGCTGTACGACGCCATCGGCACCCGTCTGCACCCGGGCGGCCGCGGCAAGGACGAGGACGACCTGCGCGCGGTGCTGAGCGAGGCCCTGGACGAGGTGGGTCTGCCGCAGGACCTGCTCGAGCGGGCGCAGAACGTGCCCGGCGACGAGATCGACAAGGACCTGCGCGCCTCGCACCAGCGGGCGATCGACATGGTCGGCGACGACGTCGGCACCCCGGTCGTGAGCGTCGAGGGCACCGCGTTCTTCGGGCCGGTCGTCACTCCTGCGCCCAAGGGCGATGCCGCGGGCAAACTCTGGGACGGCTGCCTCCTCGTCGCCGCGACCCCCGGATTCTACGAACTCAAGCGGTCACGCGAAGCGTCGCCGGACTTCAGCTGA
- a CDS encoding antitoxin yields the protein MGLFDSAKDKASDFANDNPDKLKEGVEKGGDFVDDKTGGKYSDQIDKGQDAVSDRLGGGQGGDDADGGDQNQN from the coding sequence ATGGGACTGTTCGACAGCGCCAAGGACAAGGCGAGCGACTTCGCGAACGACAACCCGGACAAGCTCAAGGAGGGTGTCGAGAAGGGTGGGGACTTCGTCGACGACAAGACCGGCGGCAAATACTCCGACCAGATCGACAAGGGCCAGGACGCTGTCAGTGACCGCCTCGGTGGCGGTCAGGGCGGTGACGACGCCGACGGCGGCGACCAGAACCAGAACTGA
- the pepN gene encoding aminopeptidase N — MALQELTRDEAGARAELVEVQAHAVDLDLTTGPQTFGTTSRIEFSATDGASTFVDFLGDSVRAIELNGVSLDPATHYDGARVTLPGLAAENVVRIEAVGRYMNTGEGVHRFVDPTDGEVYLYTQFEVADSRRAFPVFEQPDLKTRFAFTITAPATWQVLSNEPASERTDGENGSATWVFAPTPPISSYVTAFAAGPYDVVRDSVTTRAGEIPLGVLCRRSLREHLDADNIFDLTKRGFAFFEEMFDREFPFTKYDQLFAPEYNMGAMENVGLVTIAEIYVFRSAVPESLVERRALTVLHELAHMWFGDLVTMRWWDDLWLNESFAEWASTTAQAEATRWSSAWTTFSLAEKSSAYIADQLSSTHPIAADARNWSDVENNFDNITYAKGASVLKQLVAYVGREPFVAGLRSYFQKYAWGNTDLRHLLAELEQTSGRDLTAWARTWLQTAGVATMRPAIETADGRLASVTIEQTAPDSHPTLRPHRMGVGCYDLRDGRLERTSYLELDVDGPRTTVPELAGAARPDLLLLNDDDLAYTKIRLDDVSLATALANPTALQDSLARSLVTAAVWDMTREAETAATDFIAFMLDVLATEHDSTAIKVALEQIAVSRRMYVAPDHREATRHQVADGLGRLLRNAAAGGDAQLQFARAFAQVAVRDEDIAVVRGLLDGTAPLAGLAIDTDMRWSLLTSLAASGAIGDDVIEQELARDRTSTGAERAAGARAAYPVAEAKEAAWAAAFVGSDLPNQTLVAVAAGFATAHDPQLLEPYVERFHAGIRTMWEGRTFAIASGVAKRMYPMTLADQRLLDATEAWLRDNGDAPDALRRIMSEHRDAVARALRAQVRDAQR; from the coding sequence GTGGCACTGCAGGAGCTCACCCGGGACGAGGCCGGCGCCCGCGCCGAGTTGGTCGAGGTGCAGGCGCACGCCGTCGATCTGGACCTCACGACCGGCCCGCAGACGTTCGGCACGACCTCGCGGATCGAGTTCAGCGCGACCGACGGCGCCAGCACGTTCGTGGACTTCCTGGGCGACTCGGTGCGCGCGATCGAGCTGAACGGCGTCTCCCTGGACCCGGCGACCCACTACGACGGCGCCCGCGTGACGCTGCCGGGCCTGGCGGCCGAGAACGTCGTACGCATCGAGGCCGTCGGCCGCTACATGAACACCGGCGAGGGTGTGCACCGCTTCGTGGACCCGACGGACGGCGAGGTCTACCTCTACACCCAGTTCGAGGTCGCCGACAGCCGACGCGCGTTCCCGGTCTTCGAGCAGCCCGACCTCAAGACCCGCTTCGCCTTCACCATCACCGCCCCGGCGACCTGGCAGGTCCTGTCCAACGAACCCGCCTCCGAACGAACCGACGGCGAGAACGGTTCTGCCACCTGGGTCTTCGCGCCCACTCCCCCGATCAGCTCCTACGTCACCGCGTTCGCGGCCGGCCCGTACGACGTCGTCCGCGACTCGGTCACCACACGCGCCGGCGAGATCCCGCTCGGCGTGCTGTGCCGTCGTTCGCTGCGCGAGCACCTCGACGCCGACAACATCTTCGACCTCACCAAGCGCGGGTTCGCGTTCTTCGAGGAGATGTTCGACCGGGAGTTCCCCTTCACCAAGTACGACCAGCTCTTCGCCCCCGAATACAACATGGGCGCGATGGAGAACGTCGGCCTGGTCACCATCGCGGAGATCTACGTCTTCCGCTCGGCCGTGCCGGAGTCGCTGGTCGAACGCCGCGCGCTCACCGTGCTGCACGAGCTCGCGCACATGTGGTTCGGCGACCTGGTGACGATGCGCTGGTGGGACGACCTGTGGCTGAACGAGTCGTTCGCCGAATGGGCCTCCACCACCGCGCAGGCGGAGGCGACCCGCTGGTCCAGCGCCTGGACCACCTTCAGCCTGGCCGAGAAGTCCTCCGCCTACATCGCCGACCAGCTGAGTTCCACCCACCCGATCGCCGCCGACGCGCGCAACTGGTCGGATGTGGAGAACAACTTCGACAACATCACCTACGCCAAGGGCGCCTCGGTGCTGAAGCAGCTCGTGGCGTACGTCGGGCGCGAGCCGTTCGTGGCGGGCCTGCGTTCCTATTTCCAGAAGTACGCGTGGGGCAACACCGACCTGCGTCACCTGCTCGCCGAGCTGGAGCAGACCTCCGGGCGCGACCTCACCGCGTGGGCTCGGACGTGGCTGCAGACGGCCGGAGTCGCGACGATGCGCCCCGCCATCGAGACCGCCGACGGGCGCCTCGCGTCCGTGACCATCGAGCAGACCGCCCCGGACAGCCACCCCACGCTGCGCCCGCACCGGATGGGTGTCGGCTGCTACGACCTGCGCGACGGGCGGCTGGAGCGCACGTCGTACCTGGAGCTGGACGTCGACGGGCCTCGCACGACGGTGCCCGAGCTGGCCGGCGCGGCGCGCCCGGACCTGTTGCTGCTCAACGATGACGACCTGGCCTACACGAAGATCCGGCTCGACGATGTGTCGCTGGCGACCGCGCTCGCCAACCCCACGGCGCTGCAGGATTCCCTGGCACGCTCACTGGTGACCGCGGCCGTGTGGGACATGACCCGCGAGGCCGAGACGGCGGCGACCGACTTCATCGCGTTCATGCTCGATGTGCTTGCGACGGAGCATGATTCGACGGCCATCAAGGTGGCGCTGGAGCAGATCGCGGTCAGTCGCCGGATGTACGTCGCTCCCGACCACCGTGAGGCGACGCGCCATCAGGTGGCCGACGGTCTCGGGCGTCTCCTGCGGAACGCTGCAGCCGGCGGCGACGCCCAGCTGCAGTTCGCCCGTGCGTTCGCGCAGGTCGCGGTTCGCGACGAGGACATCGCCGTGGTGCGGGGCCTGCTGGACGGCACTGCGCCGCTGGCCGGGCTGGCGATCGACACCGACATGCGGTGGTCGCTGCTCACGTCGCTCGCGGCGTCCGGCGCCATCGGCGACGACGTCATCGAGCAGGAGCTCGCGCGCGACCGCACCTCGACCGGTGCGGAGCGAGCGGCCGGCGCGCGGGCGGCGTACCCGGTGGCCGAGGCGAAGGAGGCCGCCTGGGCGGCTGCCTTCGTGGGATCGGACCTGCCGAACCAGACGCTGGTCGCGGTGGCCGCAGGATTCGCCACGGCGCACGACCCGCAGCTGTTGGAGCCGTACGTCGAGCGCTTCCACGCCGGCATCCGCACCATGTGGGAGGGCCGCACCTTCGCCATCGCCTCCGGTGTGGCGAAGCGGATGTACCCCATGACGCTCGCCGACCAGCGGTTGCTCGACGCCACCGAGGCGTGGCTGCGCGACAACGGTGACGCGCCCGATGCGCTGCGCCGGATCATGAGCGAGCACCGCGACGCGGTCGCCCGGGCCCTGCGGGCGCAGGTCCGCGACGCCCAGCGCTGA
- a CDS encoding PP2C family protein-serine/threonine phosphatase produces MAVHVHFTPRDATREDGVRRPPVGAAIIAALCIIVVLTVLSARFDGLLAAVLVLAAGGGALGLGVSSVRHSPWLSHAVSSTLLHELHERVRVQGRMPELPAGWRVESVTRAADGDRFSGDFVIGNRTDEHRFEVALVDVSGSGHEAGSRSMLMGGAVSGLLGPVAPQDFLPAANDYLVRQNWSEGFATAIHVCVDLADGSFSVGSAGHPAAVQFHAASNIWTTVEGATGTCLGVLEGQNARDYPRVAGVLEHGDALLLYTDGIVETRDLDLSEGLAQVLDTIRALPTSVGSAGRVCEAARSGQGDDRTAVMLCRD; encoded by the coding sequence ATGGCTGTTCACGTCCACTTCACGCCTCGCGATGCGACGCGTGAAGACGGGGTACGCCGGCCCCCCGTGGGGGCCGCGATCATCGCGGCGTTGTGCATCATCGTGGTGCTCACCGTGCTGTCGGCGAGGTTCGACGGTCTGCTCGCCGCGGTGCTCGTGCTGGCGGCCGGAGGAGGGGCCCTCGGCCTGGGGGTCTCGTCCGTGCGGCATTCCCCGTGGCTGTCCCACGCGGTCTCCTCGACCCTGCTGCACGAACTGCACGAACGCGTGCGCGTGCAGGGCCGGATGCCCGAACTCCCCGCCGGGTGGCGGGTCGAGTCGGTGACCCGGGCAGCCGACGGGGATCGCTTCTCGGGCGACTTCGTGATCGGCAACCGCACCGACGAGCACCGTTTCGAGGTCGCTCTGGTCGACGTCTCGGGCAGCGGACACGAAGCAGGCTCGCGTTCGATGCTCATGGGCGGAGCGGTGAGCGGACTGCTCGGCCCCGTCGCGCCGCAGGATTTCCTGCCTGCCGCCAACGACTACCTGGTGCGCCAGAACTGGTCCGAGGGCTTCGCCACCGCGATCCACGTCTGTGTGGATCTGGCCGACGGCAGCTTCTCGGTGGGATCTGCCGGCCACCCAGCTGCCGTGCAGTTCCACGCCGCCAGCAACATCTGGACCACGGTCGAAGGGGCCACCGGCACCTGCCTCGGAGTGCTCGAGGGCCAGAATGCGCGGGACTACCCCCGTGTGGCAGGCGTCCTGGAGCACGGCGACGCGCTGTTGCTCTACACCGACGGGATCGTGGAGACCCGCGACTTGGACCTGTCCGAAGGGCTCGCCCAGGTGCTGGACACCATCCGCGCGCTCCCGACGTCCGTGGGGTCCGCCGGCCGGGTGTGCGAAGCGGCACGATCGGGTCAGGGTGACGACCGCACCGCCGTCATGCTCTGCCGCGACTGA
- a CDS encoding ribose-5-phosphate isomerase: MRVHIGGDHAAYDMHRELVRWLGEQGHEVVDHGAKEYDAQDDYPVFVLRAAEGVAQDEGSLGIVLGGSGNGEQMAANKVPGIRAALCYTTELAQLARQHNNAQVISLGGRFNTVEQAKAMVSVFLETPFSGEERHQRRLDMLTRFEKDGSLPQE; this comes from the coding sequence ATGCGGGTGCATATCGGAGGGGACCACGCGGCGTACGACATGCACCGCGAACTGGTCCGCTGGCTGGGCGAGCAGGGCCACGAGGTGGTCGACCACGGCGCGAAGGAGTACGACGCGCAGGACGACTATCCGGTCTTCGTGCTGCGCGCGGCGGAGGGCGTCGCGCAGGACGAGGGCTCGCTGGGCATCGTCCTCGGCGGCTCCGGCAACGGGGAGCAGATGGCGGCCAACAAGGTGCCGGGCATCCGTGCCGCGCTCTGCTACACGACCGAGCTGGCGCAGCTGGCCCGGCAGCACAACAACGCGCAGGTGATCTCCCTCGGCGGGCGTTTCAACACGGTCGAACAGGCCAAGGCGATGGTCTCCGTCTTCCTCGAGACGCCGTTCTCCGGCGAGGAGCGCCACCAGCGCCGCCTCGACATGCTGACCCGGTTCGAGAAGGACGGCTCGCTACCGCAGGAATGA
- the malQ gene encoding 4-alpha-glucanotransferase, which yields MSEGSPLAQLARAHGVATEYRDWKDNHVTVSDSTIAAVLTALGVDVSDDAAVTEALRVAADGTWRLVLPTVVMVRKGTESWVPVHLPDGESLSARIELEDGAEQDIAQADHWVDPREVDGVLTGEATVVMPASLPLGYHRLVVRTGEDEHRTTVIVTPARLALPAALRTDRAWGLQAQLYGVRSARSWGIGDAADLAELGTWAARNGADFVLVNPVHAAEPIAPMEPSPYLPTTRRFVNPMYIRVEEVLEIGYLSAAEHQLVEWHGDDARRLNNLEQLDRDGCWTAKEAALRMLFRVPRTHRRVREFEQFCADEGDGLVDYATWCALVLDRGLPWQEWPKEMHDPRSDAVRAERERLATEVEFQCWLQWIAQRQLADAQAELRSAGMGVGVVADLAVGVHPSGADAWALGDVLARDISVGAPPDDYNQLGQDWSQPPWRPNRLAEQAYLPYREMIRTALSMSGGLRVDHILGLFRLWWVPRGESPTKGTYVRYDHEAMVGILALEAHRAGAVVIGEDLGTVEGWVRDYLAERGILGTSILWFERDKDGAPLPPETYRQLCLASVTTHDLPPTAGYLQGEHISVRHSLNLLTQPLEEEIAQDDAQREAVLSVLRTRGLLGERASIEDQVDALHRFLTWSPSKMLGVSVNDLVGDVRTINQPGTHDEYPNWRLPLADGNGNAVSLDQLMVSRRAKRLIRCVTQRER from the coding sequence ATGTCCGAGGGGTCTCCGCTGGCGCAACTCGCCCGCGCGCATGGTGTTGCCACCGAGTATCGGGACTGGAAGGACAACCACGTCACCGTCTCCGACTCCACGATCGCCGCGGTGCTGACGGCGCTCGGCGTCGACGTCTCCGACGACGCGGCGGTCACCGAGGCGCTGCGGGTGGCAGCAGACGGCACCTGGCGCTTGGTGCTCCCCACGGTCGTCATGGTGCGCAAGGGCACCGAGTCGTGGGTGCCGGTGCATCTACCGGACGGCGAAAGCCTCTCCGCCCGCATCGAACTGGAAGACGGCGCCGAGCAGGACATCGCGCAGGCCGACCACTGGGTCGACCCTCGTGAGGTCGACGGCGTCCTGACGGGCGAGGCGACCGTGGTGATGCCGGCGTCGCTGCCCCTCGGCTATCACCGCCTCGTCGTGCGCACAGGCGAGGACGAGCACCGTACGACGGTCATCGTCACCCCCGCCCGGCTCGCGCTGCCCGCTGCGCTGCGTACCGACCGCGCCTGGGGACTGCAGGCGCAGCTGTACGGCGTTCGCAGCGCTCGCAGTTGGGGCATCGGAGACGCTGCCGACCTGGCCGAGCTCGGCACCTGGGCCGCTCGCAACGGCGCCGATTTTGTGCTCGTCAACCCGGTGCACGCGGCCGAGCCGATCGCCCCGATGGAGCCGTCGCCGTACCTCCCGACGACGCGGCGGTTCGTCAACCCGATGTACATCCGGGTGGAGGAGGTCCTCGAGATCGGCTACCTGTCGGCCGCGGAGCACCAGTTGGTCGAGTGGCACGGCGACGACGCGCGGCGGCTGAACAATCTGGAGCAGCTGGACCGCGACGGGTGCTGGACAGCCAAGGAAGCAGCGCTGCGGATGCTCTTCCGGGTGCCGCGCACCCACCGCCGGGTGCGGGAGTTCGAGCAGTTCTGCGCCGACGAGGGCGACGGACTGGTCGACTACGCCACCTGGTGCGCGCTCGTGCTCGATCGCGGTCTGCCCTGGCAGGAGTGGCCGAAGGAAATGCACGACCCCCGGTCCGATGCCGTACGCGCCGAGCGTGAGCGACTCGCGACCGAAGTGGAGTTCCAGTGCTGGCTGCAGTGGATCGCGCAGCGGCAGCTCGCCGACGCGCAGGCCGAGCTGCGCAGCGCGGGCATGGGCGTCGGCGTGGTCGCGGATCTCGCGGTGGGTGTCCACCCGTCGGGAGCCGATGCCTGGGCGCTGGGCGATGTGCTGGCGCGCGACATCAGCGTCGGCGCGCCCCCGGACGACTACAACCAGCTCGGGCAGGACTGGAGCCAGCCGCCGTGGCGACCCAATCGCCTTGCCGAGCAGGCGTACCTGCCCTATCGGGAGATGATCCGCACGGCCCTGTCGATGTCCGGTGGGCTGCGGGTCGACCACATCCTCGGTCTCTTCCGGCTCTGGTGGGTGCCCCGTGGCGAGTCGCCCACCAAGGGCACCTACGTGCGCTACGACCACGAGGCGATGGTCGGCATCCTGGCGCTGGAGGCGCACCGTGCCGGCGCCGTCGTGATCGGCGAGGACCTCGGCACCGTCGAGGGCTGGGTGCGTGACTACCTGGCCGAACGCGGCATCCTCGGCACCTCGATCCTGTGGTTCGAGCGCGACAAGGACGGCGCGCCATTGCCGCCGGAGACCTACCGTCAGCTCTGCCTCGCCAGCGTCACGACCCACGACCTGCCGCCGACGGCCGGGTATCTGCAGGGCGAGCACATCAGCGTCCGGCACAGCCTCAACCTGCTGACCCAGCCGCTGGAGGAGGAGATCGCCCAGGACGACGCGCAGCGCGAGGCTGTCCTGTCGGTGCTGCGCACTCGCGGCCTGCTCGGCGAACGCGCGTCGATCGAGGACCAGGTCGACGCGCTGCACCGCTTCCTGACCTGGTCGCCCAGCAAGATGCTCGGCGTCTCGGTCAACGACCTGGTCGGCGACGTGCGCACGATCAATCAGCCGGGCACCCACGACGAGTACCCCAACTGGCGACTGCCCCTTGCGGACGGCAACGGCAACGCGGTGAGCCTGGACCAGCTGATGGTGTCGCGGCGGGCCAAACGACTGATCCGCTGCGTCACCCAGCGCGAACGCTGA
- a CDS encoding amidohydrolase family protein codes for MTNPSSDDLPPDLVVFGARITTNSPEQDTASALAVVGQRIVAVGDDEGIRRLAGPATMTIDAGGRRVVPGLNDSHMHTVRGGLMYNLELRWDGVGSLERGLTMIRHQATRTPSGQWVRVMGGWSPWQFSERRMPTTSELTEAAPTTPVLVLYGYSKVIINRAGVKALGIASDSDLADSPDYALGDDGCIVTGNTAVYAVIAKLPNLDRDDERESSTRLFLRELNRFGLTSTVDAGERNTSYPDDYRSMAGLAGEPGFAIRLSNFLFAQRPGSEEDFWERTTHDEKPDTADAALDARYRLRGAGEVLAWAAHDYENFLAARPELSQDALDHFEAVTRILAEHDWPIRVHATYDQTIGHFLDVFERVFPEVGYTSRWLLDHAETIGPRNIERLKALGGGIAVQNRLSFSGEYFLERYGSEAAAAVQPLRALLDAGIPMGAGTDATRPASYNPWISLYWMITGRTVGGTQVADPSSRLTREEALHAYTVGSAWLSGEEHRKGRIAAGQDADFAILSEDYMTVPTEAIPTIESVLTVTGGAVVYTAPPFSDSLPVPPIAVLPTWSPVVDVAGFSRRADR; via the coding sequence GTGACGAACCCGTCCAGCGATGACCTGCCGCCCGATCTGGTCGTGTTCGGCGCACGGATCACCACCAACTCGCCGGAGCAGGACACCGCGAGCGCGCTGGCCGTGGTGGGTCAACGCATCGTCGCTGTCGGCGACGACGAGGGGATCAGGCGCCTCGCCGGACCGGCCACCATGACGATCGACGCCGGTGGGCGCCGGGTCGTCCCCGGACTGAACGACTCGCACATGCACACCGTGCGTGGCGGTCTGATGTACAACCTGGAACTGCGCTGGGACGGTGTCGGCTCGCTCGAGCGCGGACTGACGATGATCCGGCACCAGGCGACACGCACACCGAGCGGACAGTGGGTGCGCGTCATGGGCGGATGGTCCCCCTGGCAGTTCAGCGAACGTCGGATGCCCACCACCTCCGAGCTGACCGAGGCCGCGCCCACCACCCCCGTCCTCGTTCTCTACGGCTACAGCAAGGTCATCATCAACCGGGCGGGCGTCAAGGCCCTGGGTATCGCGTCCGACTCCGATCTGGCCGATAGCCCGGACTACGCACTGGGCGACGACGGATGCATCGTCACCGGCAACACCGCTGTCTACGCCGTCATCGCCAAGCTGCCGAACCTCGACCGGGACGACGAACGGGAAAGCTCCACCCGCCTGTTCCTGCGCGAGCTCAATCGGTTCGGACTCACCAGCACCGTGGACGCGGGCGAGCGCAACACGTCCTACCCCGACGACTACCGCAGCATGGCGGGGCTGGCCGGCGAGCCGGGTTTCGCCATCCGGCTGTCCAACTTCCTCTTCGCCCAGCGGCCGGGATCAGAGGAGGATTTCTGGGAGCGCACCACGCACGACGAGAAGCCGGATACGGCCGATGCAGCGCTCGACGCCCGCTACCGACTCCGCGGCGCCGGCGAGGTGCTGGCCTGGGCTGCGCACGACTACGAGAACTTCCTGGCCGCGCGTCCAGAGCTGTCGCAGGACGCGCTCGACCACTTCGAGGCCGTCACCCGGATCCTCGCCGAGCACGACTGGCCCATCCGCGTCCACGCGACGTACGACCAGACCATCGGTCACTTCCTCGACGTCTTCGAGCGGGTGTTCCCCGAGGTCGGTTACACGTCGCGCTGGCTGCTCGACCACGCCGAGACGATCGGTCCCCGCAACATCGAACGGCTCAAGGCGCTGGGCGGGGGCATCGCGGTGCAGAACCGGTTGTCCTTCTCCGGGGAGTACTTCCTCGAGCGGTACGGCTCCGAAGCCGCCGCCGCCGTGCAGCCGTTACGCGCGCTGCTCGACGCAGGGATCCCCATGGGGGCCGGCACGGACGCGACGAGGCCGGCCAGTTACAACCCGTGGATCAGCCTGTACTGGATGATCACCGGCCGCACCGTCGGCGGGACGCAGGTCGCCGACCCCTCAAGCCGGCTGACCCGCGAAGAGGCCCTGCACGCCTACACCGTCGGCAGTGCATGGCTGAGTGGCGAGGAGCACCGCAAGGGTCGCATCGCAGCAGGGCAGGACGCGGATTTCGCGATACTCAGCGAGGACTACATGACCGTGCCGACGGAGGCCATCCCCACTATCGAGTCGGTCCTCACCGTGACCGGCGGGGCCGTCGTCTACACCGCCCCGCCGTTCAGTGACTCTCTGCCTGTCCCGCCGATAGCGGTGCTTCCGACCTGGTCGCCTGTCGTCGACGTGGCGGGATTCTCCCGTCGGGCCGACCGATGA
- a CDS encoding GNAT family N-acetyltransferase, with amino-acid sequence MAPTEVRLTQMTDEQFDEWRSEHERSYAETLSSRYGLTAEEAQRLAQNEVRTALPGGRVTPGMHVLNVTHGDDVVGTLWWGAHSSRPRTAYVYDIVIRPTHRGRGFGRATMIAAENEARTSGADSLGLSVTVSNDAARRLYDSLGFVAASLSMTKSIGRQHGR; translated from the coding sequence ATGGCCCCCACCGAGGTCCGCTTGACGCAGATGACCGACGAGCAGTTCGACGAGTGGCGAAGCGAGCACGAACGTTCCTACGCGGAGACACTGAGCTCGCGGTACGGACTCACGGCGGAGGAAGCACAGCGGCTCGCGCAGAACGAGGTCCGGACGGCCCTCCCCGGCGGACGCGTGACGCCGGGCATGCACGTGCTCAACGTGACCCATGGGGATGATGTCGTCGGCACTCTGTGGTGGGGAGCGCATTCCAGCAGGCCGCGCACCGCCTACGTGTACGACATCGTCATCCGACCGACCCACCGCGGTCGTGGATTCGGCCGGGCCACGATGATCGCGGCCGAGAACGAGGCGCGAACGTCCGGCGCCGACTCACTCGGACTCTCCGTGACGGTGTCGAACGACGCCGCTCGCCGCCTCTACGACTCACTCGGCTTCGTCGCCGCGTCACTGTCCATGACCAAATCGATCGGCCGGCAGCACGGTCGCTGA